One genomic region from Robbsia betulipollinis encodes:
- a CDS encoding DUF3108 domain-containing protein: MPSLLPPLSSRRVARRRPLRRWVAVVLVVLLGHLAAGAWLMLRRTHAAPPAAPTLVEIALLKPTRIAAGDGGTPADTPADTPADTPADTHGAAHAPADHARQTRGVLQGLSRMTPSGTAPRVTEPAASRKAAGVEAPATHHTRQTDAALPDVSGASGASASASGASASASGAGASGASEADATTRASETAPQAPAADPASASAAAAASSTSSVASAPVAAASSATAPGAAPASGTVAAPLLPGGTNAAGQPVGGGTPSRASVGNPATGPAHGTRFALLPSSDLRYDTFFNGAQNQSGTIHWRTDGRQYELVISLPLPFVGTYRYTSVGHIDAFGLAPDVYTETRGHRGSDVSRFDRTLPTPHVAFTRTPNSVALPDGAQDRFSMIFQLASLVRGEPRRYQPGVTREFFVFDDDSGETWPIQTIGADPVALADGTIDAVRFTRLPRHAGDRRRIDVWLAPSLGWLPVRIMQTEPNGTQIELVYHGGARIGAARASPPAGTRDASDGTPAAMPPGATGPRPDRP, translated from the coding sequence TTGCCGTCGCTCCTGCCACCCCTCTCTTCTCGCCGCGTCGCCCGCCGGCGGCCGCTACGCCGCTGGGTCGCGGTCGTCCTCGTCGTGCTGCTGGGCCACCTGGCGGCGGGCGCCTGGCTGATGCTGCGCCGCACGCACGCCGCGCCGCCGGCGGCACCCACCCTGGTCGAGATCGCCCTGCTGAAACCCACGCGGATCGCGGCAGGCGACGGCGGCACGCCCGCCGATACGCCCGCCGATACGCCCGCCGATACGCCCGCCGATACGCACGGCGCCGCGCATGCGCCGGCGGATCACGCCCGGCAGACACGGGGCGTCCTCCAGGGGCTGAGCCGCATGACGCCATCGGGCACCGCGCCCCGCGTCACCGAGCCCGCGGCATCCCGAAAAGCCGCCGGCGTCGAGGCACCCGCCACGCATCACACCCGCCAGACCGACGCGGCACTTCCCGACGTCAGCGGTGCCAGCGGTGCCAGCGCCAGTGCCAGCGGTGCCAGCGCCAGTGCCAGCGGTGCCGGTGCCAGCGGTGCCAGCGAGGCAGACGCCACGACCCGCGCCAGCGAAACGGCGCCACAGGCGCCGGCCGCCGATCCTGCCAGTGCGTCGGCCGCCGCGGCAGCGTCTTCCACGTCGTCTGTCGCATCGGCGCCCGTCGCAGCGGCATCCAGCGCCACGGCGCCCGGTGCCGCGCCGGCCAGCGGGACCGTCGCGGCGCCGCTCCTCCCCGGCGGGACGAACGCCGCCGGCCAGCCAGTGGGCGGCGGCACGCCGTCCCGCGCATCCGTCGGCAACCCCGCAACGGGACCGGCCCACGGCACGCGTTTCGCGCTGCTGCCCTCCAGCGATCTGCGCTACGACACTTTCTTCAACGGCGCGCAAAACCAGAGCGGCACCATCCACTGGCGTACCGACGGCCGCCAGTACGAACTGGTGATCTCGCTGCCGCTGCCGTTCGTCGGCACCTATCGCTATACGAGCGTCGGACACATCGATGCCTTCGGGTTGGCGCCGGACGTCTATACCGAAACCCGTGGGCACCGGGGCAGCGACGTCTCGCGGTTCGACCGCACACTGCCCACGCCGCACGTCGCGTTCACCCGCACGCCAAACAGCGTGGCCCTGCCGGACGGCGCGCAGGACCGGTTCAGCATGATCTTCCAGCTCGCCAGCCTGGTGCGGGGCGAGCCGCGGCGCTATCAACCCGGGGTCACGCGCGAGTTCTTCGTCTTCGACGACGACAGCGGCGAGACCTGGCCGATCCAGACCATCGGTGCGGATCCGGTCGCGCTGGCCGACGGCACGATCGATGCCGTGCGCTTCACCCGCCTGCCGCGCCATGCGGGGGATCGCCGGCGCATCGATGTCTGGCTCGCGCCCTCGCTTGGCTGGCTGCCGGTGCGCATCATGCAGACGGAACCGAACGGGACGCAGATAGAGTTGGTCTATCACGGCGGCGCGCGGATCGGGGCGGCGCGCGCATCCCCTCCTGCGGGTACGCGCGACGCTTCCGACGGCACGCCCGCCGCCATGCCCCCGGGCGCCACCGGCCCGCGTCCCGACCGGCCATGA
- a CDS encoding SDR family oxidoreductase, whose translation MHRGSSMKVFLTGASSGLGWALAAEFARRGATLGLVARRAELLERFARAHPAQTVVPYVLDVTDSVALAAAAADFTARHGRPDIVVANAGISAGSISGLGDLDVFRRVMDVNYLGMVATFEPFVGAMREARAGTLVGIASVAGVRGLPGAGAYSASKAAAIRYLESLRVELRSTGVAVVTLAPGYIRTPMTDHNPYRMPFLMEADAFATRAVDAMLARRRFTVLPWPMRGVSMLLHVLPRWLYDRAFARAPRKPRAADG comes from the coding sequence ATTCATCGGGGGTCGTCCATGAAAGTCTTCCTCACCGGCGCCTCCAGCGGCCTCGGCTGGGCGCTGGCCGCCGAGTTCGCCCGGCGCGGCGCGACGCTGGGGCTGGTCGCGCGGCGCGCGGAGCTGCTCGAACGCTTCGCACGCGCCCACCCCGCCCAGACCGTCGTCCCCTATGTGCTCGACGTCACCGACAGCGTGGCGCTCGCCGCCGCCGCCGCCGATTTCACCGCGCGCCACGGGCGGCCGGACATCGTCGTCGCGAACGCCGGCATCAGCGCCGGCTCGATCAGCGGACTGGGCGACCTGGACGTCTTCCGCCGCGTGATGGACGTCAATTACCTGGGCATGGTCGCCACCTTCGAACCCTTCGTCGGCGCGATGCGCGAGGCCCGTGCCGGCACTCTGGTGGGCATCGCCAGTGTAGCCGGCGTGCGCGGCCTGCCGGGCGCCGGCGCCTACAGCGCCTCGAAGGCCGCCGCGATCCGTTATCTCGAAAGCCTGCGCGTCGAACTGCGGTCCACCGGCGTCGCAGTGGTGACCCTCGCGCCCGGCTACATCCGCACGCCGATGACCGACCACAACCCCTACCGCATGCCCTTCCTGATGGAGGCCGACGCCTTCGCGACACGTGCGGTCGACGCCATGCTCGCGCGCCGCCGCTTCACGGTCCTGCCCTGGCCGATGCGGGGGGTGTCGATGCTGCTGCACGTGCTGCCGCGCTGGCTGTATGACCGGGCGTTCGCGCGCGCGCCGCGCAAACCGCGTGCCGCGGACGGCTGA
- a CDS encoding SPOR domain-containing protein translates to MASKQRRPSAPSNVRQSGGTFLGVVLGLIVGLAIAVVVALYITRSPTPFVSRSPAAASGDAASGNVDPNRPLAGAKPGIAVPQSAQPAPPNTAPGQPANPSTGLLDEPKIVEVPAPAAPSAPPAPAVSGDGDSAPPSPHWPNAPAKSNAPTPHASSSTSAASAAHPKPPGTASGATSGAPSGTSSGTNPSAAATGDANTGYLLQVGAYRTESDADQQRARLALMGYDAHVTRRDSGAVTFFRVRVGPFAKFDDMNGVRQHLSSAGVDTAVIRFTKQ, encoded by the coding sequence ATGGCAAGCAAACAACGTCGGCCTTCCGCGCCAAGCAACGTCAGGCAGAGCGGCGGTACTTTCCTGGGCGTCGTGCTCGGTCTGATCGTCGGCCTCGCGATCGCCGTGGTCGTCGCCCTGTACATCACGCGCTCCCCGACGCCGTTCGTCTCGCGCAGCCCGGCTGCCGCGTCCGGCGATGCGGCCAGCGGCAACGTCGATCCGAACCGCCCGCTCGCCGGCGCGAAACCGGGCATCGCGGTGCCGCAGTCCGCGCAACCCGCGCCGCCCAACACCGCGCCGGGGCAGCCCGCGAACCCGTCGACGGGTCTGCTCGACGAACCGAAAATCGTCGAAGTGCCCGCGCCCGCCGCCCCCTCGGCGCCGCCCGCGCCCGCGGTGTCCGGGGATGGCGACAGCGCGCCCCCGTCCCCGCACTGGCCGAACGCGCCCGCCAAGTCGAATGCGCCCACGCCGCATGCCTCGTCGTCCACGAGCGCCGCATCGGCAGCCCATCCGAAACCGCCCGGCACGGCATCGGGTGCCACATCGGGGGCCCCATCCGGCACCTCATCCGGCACCAACCCGTCGGCCGCCGCGACGGGCGACGCGAACACCGGCTATCTGCTGCAGGTCGGCGCCTACCGCACCGAATCCGATGCCGACCAGCAACGCGCCCGCCTGGCCCTGATGGGATACGACGCACACGTCACGCGACGCGACAGCGGCGCGGTCACGTTCTTCCGGGTACGCGTCGGCCCGTTCGCGAAGTTCGACGACATGAACGGCGTGCGTCAGCATCTTTCCAGCGCCGGCGTCGACACCGCGGTGATCCGTTTCACCAAGCAGTAA
- a CDS encoding thiol:disulfide interchange protein DsbA/DsbL, which yields MKKLLGILFLSMGLMANAAHASPNAPKLGTDYSVLAQPQPVSTPPGKIEVTEFFWYGCPHCYALEPLIEAWAKQKGDDVVFRRIPVAFRPDFEPHSRLYHALDAMGIAEQMTPKIFNEIHVKKDYLLTPEAQADFLAKNGVDRQKFLDAYNSFGVQSAVKRDAGLLNDYKIDGVPTIIVQGKYVTSPAQTNSLDGTIKVLDWLDAQVRAKKL from the coding sequence ATGAAAAAACTCCTGGGCATTTTGTTTCTTTCGATGGGCCTGATGGCGAACGCGGCGCACGCGTCGCCCAACGCGCCGAAGCTCGGCACCGACTACTCCGTGCTCGCGCAGCCGCAACCAGTGTCCACGCCGCCGGGCAAGATCGAAGTGACCGAATTCTTCTGGTACGGCTGCCCGCATTGCTATGCGCTCGAACCGCTGATCGAAGCCTGGGCGAAGCAGAAAGGCGACGATGTCGTCTTCCGGCGTATCCCGGTGGCGTTCCGCCCGGACTTCGAACCGCACTCGCGCCTCTACCACGCGCTCGACGCGATGGGCATCGCCGAACAGATGACGCCGAAGATCTTCAACGAGATTCACGTGAAGAAGGACTACCTGCTGACGCCCGAGGCGCAAGCGGACTTCCTGGCGAAGAACGGCGTCGACCGCCAGAAGTTCCTCGATGCGTACAACTCCTTCGGCGTGCAGTCGGCGGTCAAGCGGGATGCCGGCCTGCTCAACGATTACAAGATCGACGGCGTGCCGACGATCATCGTGCAGGGCAAGTACGTGACGTCGCCGGCGCAGACCAACAGCCTCGACGGCACCATCAAGGTCCTCGACTGGCTGGACGCGCAGGTGCGCGCGAAGAAACTCTAA
- the metH gene encoding methionine synthase: MTEAHQPDHPMRLAGLEPFNVGAGALFINVGERTNVTGSKAFARLILNEQFDEAIAVARQQVENGAQVIDINMDEAMLDSKAAMVRFLNLIASEPDIARVPIMIDSSKWDVIEAGLQCVQGKPIVNSISLKEGDAAFVHHARLVRRYGAAAVVMAFDEQGQADTFARKTEICRRSYDVLVNEVGFLPEDIIFDPNIFAIATGIEEHNNYAVDFINATRWIKENLPYAKVSGGVSNVSFSFRGNDAVREAIHTVFLYHAIAAGMDMGIVNAGQLGVYANLDPELRERVEDVVLNRREDGTERLLEIADRFKGGGGARKEENLEWRAQPVAQRLAHALVQGITTFIVEDTEESRAQIAAAGGRPIQVIEGPLMDGMNVVGDLFGAGKMFLPQVVKSARVMKQAVAHLIPFIEEEKARMAAAGADVRAKGKIVIATVKGDVHDIGKNIVSVVLQCNNFEVVNMGVMVSCADILKKAREENADIIGLSGLITPSLEEMAYVASEMQRDDYFRERQVPLLIGGATTSRVHTAVKIAPHYDGPVVYVPDASRSVSVASSLLSDDGVATYLAGIRTDYERIRQQHANKKAQPMVTLQQARDNRHVVDWQAYTPPAPRFIGRRVFKNYDLAQLAEYIDWGPFFQTWDLAGPYPAILDDAVVGDAARRVMADGRKMLTQIVQGRWLSANGVIALLPANTVNGDDIEIYTDESRQQVALTWRNLRQQSERPVVDGVRRPNRSLADFVAPKESGVADYIGLFAVTAGLGVDVREKRFEDAHDDYSAIMLKALADRFAEAFAEHLHQRVRRELWGYAADEQLPNEALIQEAYRGIRPAPGYPACPDHLVKRDMFTTLRCEEIGMSVTESLAMLPAASVSGFYLSHPDSTYFSVGKIAEDQVADFGARMGIGEADARRALAPLL, encoded by the coding sequence ATGACCGAAGCCCACCAGCCCGACCACCCGATGCGCCTCGCGGGGCTCGAACCCTTCAATGTCGGCGCCGGCGCGCTGTTCATCAACGTCGGCGAGCGCACCAACGTCACCGGCTCGAAGGCCTTCGCCCGGCTGATCCTCAACGAGCAGTTCGACGAAGCGATCGCGGTCGCCCGCCAGCAGGTCGAGAACGGCGCGCAGGTCATCGATATCAATATGGACGAGGCCATGCTCGATTCGAAGGCGGCGATGGTCCGTTTTCTGAATCTGATCGCCTCGGAGCCCGACATCGCCCGCGTGCCGATCATGATCGACTCGTCGAAATGGGACGTCATCGAAGCGGGACTGCAATGCGTGCAGGGCAAACCGATCGTCAATTCCATCTCGCTGAAGGAAGGCGACGCCGCCTTCGTCCACCACGCGCGCCTGGTGCGCCGCTACGGCGCCGCCGCGGTGGTGATGGCGTTCGACGAACAGGGCCAGGCCGACACCTTTGCGCGCAAGACCGAAATCTGCAGGCGCAGCTACGACGTGCTGGTCAACGAAGTGGGCTTCCTGCCGGAAGACATCATCTTCGACCCGAACATCTTCGCGATCGCGACCGGCATCGAGGAGCACAACAACTACGCGGTCGACTTCATCAACGCGACGCGCTGGATCAAGGAAAACCTGCCGTACGCGAAGGTGAGCGGCGGCGTGTCGAACGTCTCGTTCTCGTTTCGCGGCAACGACGCGGTGCGCGAAGCCATCCACACGGTGTTCCTGTACCACGCGATCGCGGCCGGCATGGACATGGGCATCGTCAACGCCGGGCAACTCGGCGTCTACGCGAACCTGGATCCGGAACTGCGCGAGCGCGTGGAGGACGTCGTCCTGAACCGACGCGAGGACGGGACCGAACGCCTGCTGGAGATCGCCGACCGCTTCAAGGGCGGCGGCGGCGCGAGAAAGGAAGAAAACCTGGAATGGCGCGCGCAGCCGGTCGCGCAGCGGCTCGCGCACGCGCTGGTGCAGGGCATCACCACCTTCATCGTCGAGGACACCGAGGAATCGCGCGCGCAGATCGCCGCGGCCGGCGGCCGGCCGATACAGGTCATCGAGGGGCCCTTGATGGACGGCATGAACGTCGTCGGCGACCTCTTCGGCGCGGGCAAGATGTTTCTGCCGCAGGTGGTGAAGTCCGCGCGCGTGATGAAGCAGGCCGTCGCGCACCTGATCCCCTTCATCGAAGAGGAAAAGGCGCGGATGGCCGCCGCCGGCGCCGACGTGCGCGCGAAGGGCAAGATCGTGATCGCCACGGTCAAGGGCGACGTGCACGACATCGGCAAGAACATCGTGTCGGTGGTGCTGCAGTGCAATAACTTCGAAGTGGTCAATATGGGCGTGATGGTGTCGTGCGCCGATATCCTGAAAAAGGCCCGCGAGGAGAACGCCGACATCATCGGGCTGTCCGGGCTGATCACGCCAAGCCTGGAGGAGATGGCGTATGTGGCCTCGGAAATGCAGCGCGACGACTATTTCCGCGAGCGGCAGGTGCCGTTGCTGATCGGCGGCGCGACCACCTCGCGCGTGCACACCGCGGTGAAGATCGCGCCGCATTACGACGGCCCGGTGGTGTACGTGCCGGATGCGTCGCGTTCGGTGTCGGTGGCCTCGAGCCTGCTGTCCGACGATGGCGTCGCCACCTATCTGGCGGGCATCCGCACCGATTACGAACGCATCCGCCAGCAGCACGCAAACAAGAAGGCGCAGCCGATGGTCACGCTGCAACAGGCGCGCGACAACCGGCACGTGGTGGACTGGCAGGCCTACACGCCGCCCGCGCCGCGCTTCATCGGGCGGCGCGTGTTCAAGAATTACGACCTCGCGCAACTGGCCGAATACATCGACTGGGGCCCGTTCTTTCAGACCTGGGATCTGGCCGGCCCCTACCCCGCGATCCTCGACGACGCGGTGGTGGGCGACGCCGCGCGGCGCGTGATGGCCGACGGCAGGAAGATGCTCACGCAGATCGTCCAGGGCCGCTGGCTGAGCGCGAACGGCGTGATCGCGCTATTGCCGGCGAACACGGTGAACGGCGACGACATCGAGATCTATACCGACGAGAGCCGGCAGCAGGTCGCGCTGACCTGGCGCAATCTGCGCCAGCAAAGCGAGCGTCCGGTCGTCGACGGCGTGCGTCGGCCCAACCGCTCGCTGGCGGATTTCGTCGCGCCGAAGGAATCGGGCGTGGCCGACTACATCGGCCTGTTCGCGGTGACGGCGGGGTTGGGCGTGGACGTCAGGGAAAAACGCTTCGAGGACGCGCACGACGACTACAGCGCGATCATGCTCAAGGCGCTTGCCGACCGCTTCGCCGAAGCCTTCGCGGAGCACCTGCACCAGCGAGTGCGGCGTGAACTATGGGGTTATGCGGCCGACGAACAGCTGCCGAACGAGGCGCTGATCCAGGAGGCCTACCGGGGTATCCGGCCGGCGCCGGGCTATCCGGCCTGCCCGGACCATCTCGTCAAGCGCGACATGTTCACGACGCTGCGCTGCGAGGAGATCGGCATGAGCGTGACGGAATCGCTGGCGATGCTGCCGGCGGCGAGCGTTTCGGGATTTTATCTGTCGCATCCGGACAGCACCTACTTTTCAGTCGGCAAGATCGCGGAGGATCAGGTGGCCGACTTCGGTGCGCGCATGGGCATCGGCGAAGCCGACGCGCGGCGTGCCCTGGCGCCGCTGCTGTAA
- a CDS encoding arginine--tRNA ligase: MLPEHKHILESILSDAVTRLVEVANASADVAPADAASSAAAHAATHVTILLERPKSAAHGDVACNVAMQIAKPLRSNPRQLAEKIVAAALADPRATGLLASAEVAGPGFINFRLADAARQAVIAEVLTQTRAFGRSGAHAGERVLIEFVSANPTGPLHVGHGRQAALGDALGHVLETQGWDVWREFYYNDAGVQIQTLAHSVQARARGFKPGDAGWLESAYNGDYIGDIARDYLARRTVAANDGEPVQGAGDIEDFDAIRRFAVAYLRHEQDIDLQAFGVRFDHYYLESSLYADGRVDGTVAGLIGSGKTYEQDQALWLRTTDYGDDKDRVMRKSDGTFTYFLPDVAYHVAKWQRGFTKVINIQGSDHHGTIARVRAGLQALSIGIPAGYPDYILHKMVTVLRHGQEVKISKRAGSYVTVRDLIEWSGGAPVEGDAPAGSDGGAARHDVSADAPAGSDTPGVPDTAAIIQRGRDAVRFFLISRKADTEFVFDVDLALKQNDENPVYYVQYAHARICSILATWGGEPAALRGADLTPLTSERAVALLARLAEYPDMLTRAADELAPHALAFYLRDLAGDFHSFYNADRVLVDDEQVKRARLALLAATRQVLENGLATIGVSAPAKM; this comes from the coding sequence ATGCTGCCTGAACACAAACATATTCTCGAATCGATCCTGTCCGACGCCGTCACCCGGCTTGTCGAGGTAGCCAACGCGTCGGCCGATGTCGCGCCGGCCGACGCCGCGTCTTCCGCCGCTGCGCACGCCGCTACGCACGTCACCATCCTGCTGGAGCGCCCGAAAAGCGCCGCGCATGGCGACGTCGCCTGCAATGTCGCCATGCAGATCGCCAAGCCGCTGCGCAGCAATCCGCGGCAGTTGGCGGAGAAGATCGTCGCGGCGGCGCTCGCCGACCCGCGCGCCACGGGCCTGCTTGCCAGCGCCGAAGTCGCGGGACCGGGCTTCATCAATTTCCGGCTGGCCGACGCCGCCCGTCAGGCGGTGATCGCCGAGGTGCTGACGCAGACGCGCGCCTTCGGCCGTTCGGGCGCGCACGCGGGCGAGCGGGTGCTGATCGAATTCGTTTCGGCGAATCCCACCGGCCCGCTGCATGTCGGCCACGGCCGGCAGGCGGCACTGGGCGACGCGCTGGGCCATGTGCTCGAGACCCAGGGCTGGGACGTGTGGCGCGAGTTCTACTACAACGATGCGGGCGTGCAGATCCAGACGCTCGCGCACTCGGTGCAGGCGCGTGCGCGCGGATTCAAGCCCGGCGACGCCGGCTGGCTCGAATCGGCGTACAACGGCGACTACATCGGCGACATCGCCCGCGACTATCTTGCGCGCAGGACCGTCGCCGCGAACGACGGCGAGCCGGTGCAGGGCGCGGGCGACATCGAGGATTTCGACGCCATCCGCCGTTTCGCCGTCGCCTATCTGCGTCACGAGCAGGACATCGACCTGCAGGCGTTCGGCGTGCGCTTCGATCACTACTATCTGGAATCGTCGCTGTACGCCGACGGCCGCGTCGACGGCACGGTCGCCGGGCTGATCGGCAGCGGCAAGACCTACGAGCAGGACCAGGCGCTGTGGCTGCGCACCACCGACTACGGCGACGACAAGGACCGCGTGATGCGCAAGTCCGACGGCACCTTCACCTATTTCCTGCCGGATGTCGCCTATCACGTCGCCAAGTGGCAGCGCGGCTTCACGAAGGTGATCAACATCCAGGGTTCGGACCACCACGGCACGATCGCGCGGGTGCGCGCCGGATTGCAGGCGCTGTCGATCGGCATTCCCGCCGGATACCCGGACTACATCCTGCACAAGATGGTCACCGTGCTGCGCCATGGCCAGGAAGTGAAGATCTCGAAACGGGCCGGCAGCTACGTCACCGTGCGCGACCTGATCGAATGGTCGGGCGGCGCGCCGGTGGAAGGCGACGCGCCGGCCGGGAGCGACGGCGGGGCCGCACGCCACGACGTGTCCGCCGATGCGCCGGCCGGTTCCGATACGCCCGGCGTCCCGGACACGGCCGCCATCATTCAGCGCGGTCGCGACGCGGTGCGCTTCTTCCTGATTTCCCGCAAGGCCGACACCGAATTTGTATTCGACGTCGACCTCGCGCTGAAGCAGAATGACGAAAATCCGGTGTATTACGTGCAATACGCGCACGCGCGGATCTGCTCGATCCTCGCCACGTGGGGCGGCGAGCCGGCAGCGCTGCGCGGCGCCGATCTGACGCCGTTGACGAGCGAGCGCGCCGTCGCGCTGCTCGCGCGTCTGGCCGAGTATCCGGACATGCTGACGCGGGCTGCCGACGAACTGGCGCCGCACGCGCTGGCCTTTTACCTGCGCGATCTGGCCGGGGACTTCCATTCGTTCTACAACGCCGACCGCGTGCTGGTCGACGACGAGCAGGTCAAGCGCGCGCGCCTGGCGTTGCTCGCGGCCACGCGCCAGGTGCTGGAAAACGGTCTGGCGACGATCGGCGTCTCGGCGCCCGCCAAGATGTAA
- a CDS encoding homocysteine S-methyltransferase family protein, which translates to MTLAHAASSPSPTATPSTAQPPVRAYTRGTQLPALLARRILILDGAMGTMIQRYKLDEARYRGERFASIAQDVKGNNELLSLTQPQIIREIHDQYLQAGADIIETNTFGATRVAQADYRMEDLAIEMNRESARIARAACDAAGTADKPRFVAGAIGPTPKTASISPDVNDPGARNVTFDELRQTYYEQAKALMDGGADLFLVETIFDTLNAKAALFALDQLFEDSGERLPIMISGTVTDASGRILSGQTVEAFWNSLRHAKPLTFGLNCALGAALMRPYIAELAKLCDCGVSCYPNAGLPNPMSDTGFDETPDVTSRLLHEFATAGLMNVAGGCCGTTPEHIAEIAKAIQAVKPRPWPTQYRDAA; encoded by the coding sequence ATGACCCTTGCCCACGCCGCTTCGTCGCCGTCCCCGACCGCTACGCCGTCCACCGCGCAGCCGCCCGTGCGCGCCTACACCCGGGGCACGCAGTTGCCGGCGCTGCTGGCGCGCCGCATCCTGATCCTCGACGGCGCGATGGGCACGATGATCCAGCGCTACAAACTCGACGAAGCGCGGTACCGCGGCGAGCGCTTCGCGTCGATCGCGCAGGACGTCAAGGGCAACAACGAGTTGCTGTCGCTCACGCAACCGCAGATCATCCGCGAGATTCACGATCAGTATCTCCAGGCCGGCGCGGACATCATCGAGACCAATACCTTCGGGGCGACCCGCGTCGCGCAGGCCGATTACCGGATGGAAGACCTCGCCATCGAGATGAACCGCGAATCGGCGCGCATCGCCCGCGCCGCATGCGACGCGGCCGGCACCGCCGACAAGCCGCGCTTCGTCGCCGGCGCCATCGGCCCGACACCGAAGACCGCGAGCATCTCGCCGGACGTCAACGACCCGGGCGCGCGCAACGTCACCTTCGACGAATTGCGGCAGACCTATTACGAACAGGCCAAGGCCCTGATGGACGGCGGCGCCGACCTGTTCCTGGTGGAAACGATCTTCGACACGCTGAACGCGAAAGCGGCGCTGTTCGCGCTCGACCAGTTGTTCGAGGACAGCGGCGAGCGCCTGCCGATCATGATTTCCGGCACCGTGACCGATGCGTCCGGGCGCATCCTGTCCGGGCAGACCGTCGAGGCGTTCTGGAATTCGCTGCGGCATGCGAAGCCGCTGACCTTCGGCCTGAACTGCGCGCTGGGCGCCGCGCTGATGCGCCCCTATATCGCCGAACTCGCGAAACTGTGCGATTGCGGCGTGTCCTGCTATCCGAACGCCGGCCTGCCGAACCCGATGAGCGACACCGGCTTCGACGAGACGCCCGACGTGACCTCGCGCCTGTTGCACGAATTCGCGACCGCCGGCCTGATGAATGTGGCGGGCGGCTGCTGCGGCACCACGCCCGAGCATATCGCGGAAATCGCGAAGGCCATCCAGGCGGTCAAGCCGCGCCCCTGGCCGACCCAGTACCGCGACGCCGCCTGA
- a CDS encoding BTH_I0359 family protein yields MQMIYNSPNYCVVEFPAERGHQLMNAGGYEIVDKNLQRELFIEGELANRFREHVQKLIEQEPTTDEVDEFLGQFDDLMNHPVILH; encoded by the coding sequence ATGCAAATGATCTACAACAGCCCCAACTACTGCGTGGTCGAGTTTCCGGCCGAACGCGGCCATCAATTGATGAATGCCGGCGGCTATGAAATCGTCGACAAGAACCTGCAGCGTGAACTTTTCATCGAAGGCGAGCTGGCGAACCGCTTCAGGGAGCATGTGCAGAAGCTGATCGAACAGGAACCCACGACCGACGAAGTCGACGAATTCCTCGGCCAGTTCGACGACCTCATGAACCATCCCGTCATTCTGCACTGA
- a CDS encoding DUF1840 domain-containing protein, with protein MLIAFKSPAAPEIIMTEQLAQYLLGLLGKELGVRGVIHHDGMAAAITRLEYAVAHDKERAVSHATHYAGASDDSVPQDGVGLAQRAFPLLDMMRHAHEQNADILWGV; from the coding sequence ATGCTCATCGCTTTCAAATCACCTGCGGCACCGGAAATCATCATGACCGAGCAGCTCGCGCAGTATCTGCTCGGGCTGCTCGGCAAGGAACTGGGCGTGCGGGGCGTCATCCATCACGATGGCATGGCCGCCGCCATCACGCGGCTCGAATACGCGGTTGCGCACGACAAGGAGCGCGCGGTATCGCATGCGACGCACTACGCGGGCGCGAGCGACGACTCGGTGCCACAGGACGGCGTGGGCCTCGCCCAGCGCGCGTTTCCGCTGCTCGACATGATGCGTCACGCACACGAGCAGAACGCCGACATTCTCTGGGGCGTGTAA